ACTTTAAAAACTAAGATATGAATAATAAAGTGATactaactattatttttttaaataaaagtaaaaaaattataatatttaaaaatgaccGAAAAAGTAACAATAATGATGATCATCACattattaacattattagaaTGAATTAGAACTAGTGTTAATCATGAAAACTTGCAATAATagttatcatattatatatatatatatatatatatatatatatatatatatatatatatatatatatatatatatatatatatatatatatatatatatatatatatatatatatatatatattattctgtCACTTTTTCTCGTATTTAGGGATGAAAATTGTTGGGTCAAGTACtattcaatgtaaaaaaaaattattcgtTAGCAAGTCgaatgtttatttaaaaaaatatatgaatattttaaaaaaaatattttataaatttttaaaataaaataaaaaaaataatataaattcaaaattaattttaattaaatttaatctaataaaatataaattaaatttgtattttaattaaattaaatttaataaaatataaattaaatttttatttttattttgttttcacaaatATGAATAGTATGATACCAAcgttttatctatttattaagaaatattaaaatacttgttaTATGCTatgaacaaataataaaatttatggaTACTAATTATTTGCTACAAATTTTTATCTATGCATACTTATAACACGTGTATTTTTACCATCTactcttattaaaaaaaaccttTAATATGTTAGGATTGGTgtttaataaatgataaaatactAAAGTTAAATAagtcaaacaaaaacataataacaaatTTTTGAACTAAACAAatctaaaagttaaatttaaattactttcaTCTATGAAGCAAATTTGAACACAATGTGTGTTGTTcataaataaaactgaaaattgaAGTATTAAATTACATTCACAAGCTTGCTTTCCCAATGATCTTATTATTGAGTAAATCCAAAGATCTTATGGTACAACTCTAATAATCCAATTACACccttattaaaatatcaaagatCTGGAAAATACAagttgattttgaaaattttcaactcTAGATTTTGttagagtttattttttattttaaagttttcaaTCCATGTAATCTCACTTCATTCAtgatatcttaaaaatatttttcaaataccAACAAAAAGATTTCATTTGGTCATATTTCAATCAAGTTTAACTtgattttaactaaaataatttaaattttacttcaaccaaaataaattttctaaacttAAATTATAACATATGTATTGGGAGTTGAAATAACAAActttataattatctttaacatcactttttttaaaaattatgtttacgtaattagttttgaaataaagtattttaacttaaacttgattaaataaaataaaataaaattaattgtgagtatttttaatttggagTTAAagtaatattcttttattttttgataatgtattttttaaccTAAATTGAATTGGAGTATCACAAaccataaattttttttttagtgggAAGATATTTCccttaaatttgtttataacaTCTTTAAATTTCCAAGTATCACAATATTAATagattatattatgtttttaatccaTTAATATGACATATTAGtgaattattatttgaaaagtaCATATTTTGCACAAtaacaacatttaaaaaattagatcGATTTTAGTAATATTCTAGCTTAACTTTACAACATATAATTTTGTACCTTCATTTATTTAGACATCATAAAAATTTTGAGACATCAAGGACAACAAATTTCTCACTTTTTTAGgcctaaaataaatattaaaaaaattgagatgttttttcttcaaaaccTAAGATAAGGACTTTACTTTTTTCTGAACTTTGAAAACATTgtacataatataatatttacaaaaaatagtatagtttttaattttgatatgtttgatagaaatattttgaaaataaaattatgagatagtttttataatatttggaAATTAGATTATGAcctaaattctttttatatataccTATTCACATAAATAGATATAAGTATTCAAAAgcaatatatataagaaaatacaaCATGAGTAGAAAATTGTGTTATAAACTTAATTAGATGGTCCTAATCAAATTCAGAAgatatagtaaataaaatatttatttattgcatcattgtaattatatattacagttgaagataattaattatgtaactaagtcaaatatatttattactttaattcataatattagatttgtttaatttaaaaatatatacaaaaatgaaaaagaaacaaaaaatattaaaattgtaataataattattcagTTTCTGAAATtggaataaataataataaataattttaaattaaaaataataatagaaggttctattttaatttttctatttatccATAATTaagattacattaattaatattttaaagcttttttattatttatcataaataaaatgaaagaataatgtCACATTAAAAAGTTAGAAATAAGCAAAAATGTTAATTACAGTATATTAtcttaaataacaattaaaaaaacatatataaaaaggagatttataaagaaaagatataaGGGAAACttattacatataatttatataattggGTATAAACAACACTGTCTCAATATTCGTAAAATACTTGTTTTAAGTCTTTGAAAAAagtcttaaatatttttagtattaattgtgttagatttctgaaaaaaaaaatcttaaattttttttcagtaCTAATTATTTTAGGtctcaaaaaattaaaagaaaaattaaataaaattaagatcaattgttttattagtaaataaattttttattttttaatttgatttaagtCTTATTATggatataaatttaattttataaactaattttgtaaattgaattaaatttaaaattaattttttaatataatattatagtcATTTAACACAAATGTtagaaaattttgttatttgttaaatcTATTTACTATCATatataggtaaaaaaattacTGTTAatgtctaaaaatatatatgatctCAACGTAGTAGAAGTTATAAGTTAGAGATTTTATACTaactagaaataaaataaatataaaaataatcttaatttttttttaagaatgaaGTAAAAAAGACTGTTTCAATTAGTTTACTTTAAAATTCTAACACgtgaatattttgaaatataaaactaaaacttGAAAAAGAGAAATGGATGAAAGAAGGAGGAAATTGGAGGCAATTAATGGCACAACGCAGCATTCAATATGTCTTCTTCTCTTTTGTCCACCTAATTAATTTCTTCacattcttctctcttttcctcCTTTTAAGCACATGCAAATCTAACACGACTTCCTTCCTTCCATTCCACACACGCACCATAAATACAAACATCTTTATgccaatttttaaatattgctATTAGATCCACTAAATAAACCAGTACTATAGTTGAAGTATTTAATAGATGCACCCTAACAAATCTAGATTGTCAAACCAACCCCGCTATTTAAACCTTAATTTCAATACCGAATTAGATAATTAGAGTTTTAAATCAGAGCAAGGAATACTCTGCTCAGAAACGGCGAGCACGCCACCAGAATAACCATCAACAGCGGCAGAAGCAGAACCAGAAGCACAAAATCGTTAACCTGACTCCTTTTGGGATTCTCCATGCCGCTGGGCCGAGGAAGAGGACTGTTGGGCCGAGGAGGAGGACTGGTCCTCCTCTGCCTCGGCCCGTTGGTCTGGTCATGCGTGCTTCTAGAATGGGCATCCTTCAAACTCTTGTAAGCCTCCGAGATTTTATTGAACGCGTCTTGTGAGCCCCGCGCTTTGTTCTTATCGGGATGAACCTTCAGCGAGAGCTCCCGATACGCTTTCCGAATCTCTTCGACGGAGCAGCTCTTCTCCAATCCAAGAATCGCGTAGTAGTCGCTCTTTCCTTCGATTTCCCTAATCAACCGAACGTTATTCTCCGTGTAATTCGCGTGACTCATCATC
This Vigna angularis cultivar LongXiaoDou No.4 chromosome 4, ASM1680809v1, whole genome shotgun sequence DNA region includes the following protein-coding sequences:
- the LOC108321066 gene encoding chaperone protein dnaJ 49, which codes for MMSHANYTENNVRLIREIEGKSDYYAILGLEKSCSVEEIRKAYRELSLKVHPDKNKARGSQDAFNKISEAYKSLKDAHSRSTHDQTNGPRQRRTSPPPRPNSPLPRPSGMENPKRSQVNDFVLLVLLLPLLMVILVACSPFLSRVFLALI